One Suricata suricatta isolate VVHF042 chromosome 15, meerkat_22Aug2017_6uvM2_HiC, whole genome shotgun sequence DNA segment encodes these proteins:
- the FAM110B gene encoding protein FAM110B — protein PDSADPHRHSFAESLKVYPTQGRGSPQEGGSHAGRRLLEPSAESFLHVSHSSSDIRRVSSAKPLKAIACSSSAPPLPPKPKVAAVAATVKSPEADAVEPACGVSRRPSLQRSKSDLSDRYFRVDADVERFFNYCGLDPEELENLGMENFARANSDIISLNFRSASMISSDCEQSQDSNSDLRNDDSANDRVPYGISAIERNARIIKWLYSIKQARESQKVSHV, from the coding sequence CCCGACTCCGCCGACCCGCACCGGCACTCGTTCGCCGAGTCCCTGAAGGTGTACCCGACGCAGGGGCGCGGCAGCCCGCAGGAGGGCGGCTCGCACGCCGGCCGGCGGCTGCTGGAGCCGTCGGCCGAGTCCTTCCTCCACGTGTCCCACAGCTCCTCGGACATCCGCCGAGTGAGCAGCGCCAAGCCCCTGAAGGCGATCGCCTGCAGCagctccgctcctcccctgccgCCCAAACCCAAGGTCGCGGCCGTGGCCGCCACCGTCAAGTCCCCGGAGGCCGACGCGGTGGAACCGGCCTGCGGCGTCAGCCGGAGACCCTCGCTCCAGCGGTCCAAGTCGGACTTGAGTGACCGGTATTTCCGGGTGGACGCCGACGTGGAGCGGTTCTTCAACTACTGCGGACTGGACCCCGAAGAGCTGGAAAACCTGGGAATGGAAAACTTTGCAAGGGCTAATTCCGACATCATCTCCCTCAACTTCCGGAGCGCAAGCATGATCAGCTCAGACTGCGAACAGTCTCAGGACAGTAACAGTGACCTTAGGAATGATGACAGTGCCAATGACCGGGTGCCGTATGGCATCTCAGCCATCGAAAGAAACGCTAGGATCATCAAGTGGTTATATAGCATCAAACAAGCTAGAGAGTCACAGAAGGTCTCCCACGTGTAA